One genomic window of Cottoperca gobio chromosome 10, fCotGob3.1, whole genome shotgun sequence includes the following:
- the rbmx gene encoding RNA-binding motif protein, X chromosome isoform X3 → MAEADRPGKLFIGGLNTETTEKALEQYFSKYGRIVEVLLMKDRETNKSRGFAFVTFESPADAKDAAREMNGKSLDGKPIKVEQATKPQFESAGRRGPPMHPRSRGPPRGPRGSRGGSSGMRSPPSRDYHDNSGNVEPFFKGMSSRGPPPMKRGPPDRNGGPPPKRSAPSGPMSRTPMSRDRDPYGPPPPRRDSMMSRRDDYPSPRDDHYSSKDSYSSRDYNSRDSRDYGPPQREYSYREYSNSTSRDDYGSMSRGYSDREGYGGSREPRSYVDRSSGGSYRDSYDGYG, encoded by the exons ATGGCAGAGGCAGACCGACCAGGGAAGCTCTTCATCGGTGGACTGAACACCGAGACTACCGAAAAGGCCCTGGAGCAGTACTTCAGCAAATATGGCAGGATTGTCGAAG TTCTTTTGATGAAAGATCGTGAAACAAACAAATCCAGAGGTTTTGCTTTTGTTACTTTTGAAAGTCCGGCTGATGCAAAGGATGCAGCACGTGAGATGAATGGAAAG TCCCTTGATGGCAAACCTATCAAAGTGGAGCAAGCGACAAAACCACAGTTCGAGAGTGCTGGCAGGCGAGGACCCCCCATGCACCCCCGCAGTCGTGGTCCACCCAGAGGACCCCGTGGTTCCAGGGGAGGTTCAAGTGGAATGAGGAGCCCACCGTCCAGAG ACTACCATGATAATTCAGGGAATGTAGAACCCTTCTTTAAAGGGATGTCATCCAGAGGTCCCCCTCCGATGAAGAGAGGACCCCCAGATCGTAACGGAGGTCCCCCACCCAAGAGGTCCGCACCATCTGGTCCCATGAGCAGAA CCCCCATGTCAAGAGACAGGGATCCGTATGGTCCACCCCCTCCTCGCAGAGACTCCATGATGTCCAGGAGGGATGATTATCCATCACCAAGAGATGACCATTACAGCTCCAAAGATAG CTACTCCAGTCGGGATTATAATTCCAGAGATTCAAGGGACTATGGACCTCCTCAAAGAGAATATTCATACAGAGAATACTCAAACTCCACTTCCAGAGATGACTATGGCTCAATGTCAAGAGGATACAG TGACCGCGAGGGTTATGGGGGAAGCCGGGAACCCAGAAGCTATGTGGACCGTTCCAGTGGTGGCTCCTACAGAGATTCATATGATGGTTACG GATGA
- the rbmx gene encoding RNA-binding motif protein, X chromosome isoform X2, with amino-acid sequence MAEADRPGKLFIGGLNTETTEKALEQYFSKYGRIVEVLLMKDRETNKSRGFAFVTFESPADAKDAAREMNGKSLDGKPIKVEQATKPQFESAGRRGPPMHPRSRGPPRGPRGSRGGSSGMRSPPSREPFFKGMSSRGPPPMKRGPPDRNGGPPPKRSAPSGPMSRTPMSRDRDPYGPPPPRRDSMMSRRDDYPSPRDDHYSSKDSYSSRDYNSRDSRDYGPPQREYSYREYSNSTSRDDYGSMSRGYSDREGYGGSREPRSYVDRSSGGSYRDSYDGYGNSRSAPTSRGPPPSYGGSSGSSRYDDYGSSSRDGYGSRDSYPSSRSEPYPPSRGERMGRQERGPAPPVERGYPPRDSYSSSSRGGPRGGRGSNRPDRGMARSRY; translated from the exons ATGGCAGAGGCAGACCGACCAGGGAAGCTCTTCATCGGTGGACTGAACACCGAGACTACCGAAAAGGCCCTGGAGCAGTACTTCAGCAAATATGGCAGGATTGTCGAAG TTCTTTTGATGAAAGATCGTGAAACAAACAAATCCAGAGGTTTTGCTTTTGTTACTTTTGAAAGTCCGGCTGATGCAAAGGATGCAGCACGTGAGATGAATGGAAAG TCCCTTGATGGCAAACCTATCAAAGTGGAGCAAGCGACAAAACCACAGTTCGAGAGTGCTGGCAGGCGAGGACCCCCCATGCACCCCCGCAGTCGTGGTCCACCCAGAGGACCCCGTGGTTCCAGGGGAGGTTCAAGTGGAATGAGGAGCCCACCGTCCAGAG AACCCTTCTTTAAAGGGATGTCATCCAGAGGTCCCCCTCCGATGAAGAGAGGACCCCCAGATCGTAACGGAGGTCCCCCACCCAAGAGGTCCGCACCATCTGGTCCCATGAGCAGAA CCCCCATGTCAAGAGACAGGGATCCGTATGGTCCACCCCCTCCTCGCAGAGACTCCATGATGTCCAGGAGGGATGATTATCCATCACCAAGAGATGACCATTACAGCTCCAAAGATAG CTACTCCAGTCGGGATTATAATTCCAGAGATTCAAGGGACTATGGACCTCCTCAAAGAGAATATTCATACAGAGAATACTCAAACTCCACTTCCAGAGATGACTATGGCTCAATGTCAAGAGGATACAG TGACCGCGAGGGTTATGGGGGAAGCCGGGAACCCAGAAGCTATGTGGACCGTTCCAGTGGTGGCTCCTACAGAGATTCATATGATGGTTACG GTAACTCTCGCAGCGCCCCAACTTCACGGGGCCCCCCACCATCCTATGGTGGGAGCAGTGGAAGCAGTCGTTACGATGACTATGGCAGCAGTTCCCGGGATGGCTATGGCAGTCGTGACAGTTACCCCAGCAGTCGGAGTGAGCCGTATCCACCTAGTCGTGGCGAGCGAATGGGCAGGCAGGAGAGGGGCCCAGCTCCCCCTGTTGAGAGAGGCTACCCTCCTCGTGATTCGTACAGCAGCTCAAGTCGTGGAGGGCCACGTGGCGGCCGTGGCAGCAATCGACCCGATAGAGGGATGGCTCGCAGCAGATACTGA
- the rbmx gene encoding RNA-binding motif protein, X chromosome isoform X1: MAEADRPGKLFIGGLNTETTEKALEQYFSKYGRIVEVLLMKDRETNKSRGFAFVTFESPADAKDAAREMNGKSLDGKPIKVEQATKPQFESAGRRGPPMHPRSRGPPRGPRGSRGGSSGMRSPPSRDYHDNSGNVEPFFKGMSSRGPPPMKRGPPDRNGGPPPKRSAPSGPMSRTPMSRDRDPYGPPPPRRDSMMSRRDDYPSPRDDHYSSKDSYSSRDYNSRDSRDYGPPQREYSYREYSNSTSRDDYGSMSRGYSDREGYGGSREPRSYVDRSSGGSYRDSYDGYGNSRSAPTSRGPPPSYGGSSGSSRYDDYGSSSRDGYGSRDSYPSSRSEPYPPSRGERMGRQERGPAPPVERGYPPRDSYSSSSRGGPRGGRGSNRPDRGMARSRY; encoded by the exons ATGGCAGAGGCAGACCGACCAGGGAAGCTCTTCATCGGTGGACTGAACACCGAGACTACCGAAAAGGCCCTGGAGCAGTACTTCAGCAAATATGGCAGGATTGTCGAAG TTCTTTTGATGAAAGATCGTGAAACAAACAAATCCAGAGGTTTTGCTTTTGTTACTTTTGAAAGTCCGGCTGATGCAAAGGATGCAGCACGTGAGATGAATGGAAAG TCCCTTGATGGCAAACCTATCAAAGTGGAGCAAGCGACAAAACCACAGTTCGAGAGTGCTGGCAGGCGAGGACCCCCCATGCACCCCCGCAGTCGTGGTCCACCCAGAGGACCCCGTGGTTCCAGGGGAGGTTCAAGTGGAATGAGGAGCCCACCGTCCAGAG ACTACCATGATAATTCAGGGAATGTAGAACCCTTCTTTAAAGGGATGTCATCCAGAGGTCCCCCTCCGATGAAGAGAGGACCCCCAGATCGTAACGGAGGTCCCCCACCCAAGAGGTCCGCACCATCTGGTCCCATGAGCAGAA CCCCCATGTCAAGAGACAGGGATCCGTATGGTCCACCCCCTCCTCGCAGAGACTCCATGATGTCCAGGAGGGATGATTATCCATCACCAAGAGATGACCATTACAGCTCCAAAGATAG CTACTCCAGTCGGGATTATAATTCCAGAGATTCAAGGGACTATGGACCTCCTCAAAGAGAATATTCATACAGAGAATACTCAAACTCCACTTCCAGAGATGACTATGGCTCAATGTCAAGAGGATACAG TGACCGCGAGGGTTATGGGGGAAGCCGGGAACCCAGAAGCTATGTGGACCGTTCCAGTGGTGGCTCCTACAGAGATTCATATGATGGTTACG GTAACTCTCGCAGCGCCCCAACTTCACGGGGCCCCCCACCATCCTATGGTGGGAGCAGTGGAAGCAGTCGTTACGATGACTATGGCAGCAGTTCCCGGGATGGCTATGGCAGTCGTGACAGTTACCCCAGCAGTCGGAGTGAGCCGTATCCACCTAGTCGTGGCGAGCGAATGGGCAGGCAGGAGAGGGGCCCAGCTCCCCCTGTTGAGAGAGGCTACCCTCCTCGTGATTCGTACAGCAGCTCAAGTCGTGGAGGGCCACGTGGCGGCCGTGGCAGCAATCGACCCGATAGAGGGATGGCTCGCAGCAGATACTGA